The stretch of DNA TACTGCTGCCATGGATACTTGTTGCACTctagagagagatagagagagatgatcatgatgatgatgagaggAGTCACAAGGCAGTCACAACACCACTACACACAAGCTGACAAGAAGCACAACTGCCACtcctgctagctagctcttgcattgcatggctacaattttttcctttcaaaatGAATTTGCATGGTTACTTTTGACTACATTGCCCTAACCTCTTGGGAAAGTGTCTCGCTAGGTTGTGTGCTTTTGTTGTTCTTGGTCAGGTACAGacagagaagaggaagagagagagagagagagagagagagagagagagagagagagagagagatgtgtGGTACGTACGCGTGGTGTGTCCATGGTGAGcagtggaggtggtggtggtgcttgCAGTTTGTTGAGCTCTCCTGAGTGTGGCAACCTGATGAGCCAGAGCCTCCTCTAGTTCTCCAAAATAGGTAGCAGCACCTCCTCCTTGCTCGCTGTCAATTTAAATTAGAAGGTTAATCAAAACATATTAGCATGATATCAACAACCTGTTTTAGCTGAATAATCTGAAGAAAGATTCATCTGTGTAGGAACTAGGAACATATGCAGGAAGCATGAAGAACAGCAAGGAGACAACTAAAAGGAAGGCGGCACTGCAGCAGCAGTATTAAAGAACAAGctggcaacaaaaaaaaaacggaggaagaGTTTGGATTCAGCAACTGATGCATAGCTTTTCCTAAACATgaaaagttcagaaattcagatcATGCTTATCTTGCTACACGGCTGCACTTGCACAGTTTGTAATCGATCGCCAAAGGGAGCTaaagattagaaaaaaaaaaggaaccaAGATATATGttaggagagagggagaaagagATGAACCCTTGCAAGAGGTTTGCAGAAGGCATGGAGTTGGCAAAGCTGCCATGGAAGCCATAGCCAAGAACACGATGAGGATTCTGCCCTGCACTGCTCCTAGACTCTCCCATCCTACGCGCCACCACCACAGCTTGTTCCCTGTATATCTCCAAGAACCAGAAGCTAGTTCAAATTTCTTCTACCTCCaccaagaacaaaaaaaacagcatACATCTGAATATATGATCTCTGCTGCGTTCACCACATGatgtgaagaagaagatggagtCCAAGAAACATACCAAGATTGTTGTCTCCTGTGACAAGCAAGAGATACTACTATAGCAGAAAAAGAGACCGGAGTAGCTCGGCTAGGATAGGATCAGTGCAAAGAAGCAAGCTTGACCGTTTCTGCGCTCTTGGCTCTTGCTGTTGCTGCAGCTCTCTTGATATATCTGAAAGTGTAGCAGCTTCACCTTCCGGTCTGGGGCATGCTAATCCCACAGTTCATAGAAAGATCTTGTCCTTTCTATGCTGGTTTGGTTCTTCCCTCTAACCTTTAACCTTTGAGAGAAAGTCTAGGTCTTGTCTCTGCTTGAAGGGTTTTGTCATGGAGTCACAGGAATCCCTGCCTACACTCTTATCATCTTGGAACTGACTttacttctctctctctctgtggaCTGGCCCCATCTGCACATATATGCAAGTCTACAAGTTCTTTGGTTCATGCATGTGTAAACCTTGTTTTGCCTTAGAGAATGGGTCTGTTTGGGGTagctttagattctaagaagcagctgcttggtagccagcttttgagaatctggaaaagcacctaaacccagcttctccagcttctgaattattagttcatttttcagaatctgtaactacagattctcagaatcTGTGGACTGTTTAGGGCAGCTTCTGGCATAAGCAGCTTCTACGAAAAGCTGCAGCTGTAAAAAGCTTTCCAAATAGGCCCAATGAATGGTATGTTGAATTTGGATTCGAGGATTGATTAATGTTCAATTGTTAATTAAGTTATTGTTGAGAAAACTTGCAAGTTTTACACTTGTGTAGGAACATGATCCCATTTGCTGAagaaaatcaattaattaattgcccTTGGAACGACCATTTGCTATCTAATTCAGACTTTTTGCCGGTGTATTATTCGATCTGGTTAATTGATTCACTCTTCAATTCAAGATTGACTAACTTACATCGACATGAAGTTTATTATATGCAAACCTTGCCTTTCGGATAGCATTTATAAATGTTAAACATTCTGACCACACAATCCCACGCTGATAAACACCTCTCATCAGTCCCATGATTTGCATGTACGGTCTTATCTAGTTCTAGCCTTCTACTAATAACTTGATTGCAACTttgaataatatattttctcattTCAAACCgaagataaaataattgaaCTGTCGAATCATTACTTCAATAATACCGTGTAGTCTACTCCtttgtcttaaaatataagagcataactgaaaaaagaaaacaaaaatcaaacctTTATAGAAATCTTCAGGAAACTAATTAAACTCCACATCCTGCATTTAATTTGCTTGGCAATATTTAATTAGTCGACATCCATGCCTTGTCAAAATCATATACCTAAACCCATACCTGGCCAATCATGTCCATTTCACAACGGAGATCGGCTAACTTAATCAATTAGGAAGTCGATTGTTTcgtcttatatatatttatatatcgaTGACGCCTATTTAATTCGCTAACATGCTCATAACTCCGCCTCTAAATGTTTgtcaccgttgatttttttatacacatctgattattcatcttattaaaaaaataaatatgtaaagctatatatatgcatataaaaatatatttaacaatacacgaaatgatataaaaataattaataattatgtaaattatttgaataagatgaacagtcaaacgtgtataaaaaagtcaacggtgtcaaatatttagggacgaagggagtagtaGTACAAGTTTCGTCACAATATGTATAATTAAGTTAAGCTAATTGCTGCTGCATTAGTCCACTGGAAGAATGATTATCTTTGTCCCTTCCCCTTGAGTGAGCTGAGTGTGCACACCTGGCCTCCGACTGATTGATGTACCTGTTGGACTGAGGCTCCTGTGAATTGTCATTGATGCACCTTTGACCACCACACCTGCATGTAAATAGACTAATGtattgcttaaaaaatttagtgcccACTGCTTAAAAGCATCTcccaaaaatcatttttatttccagcacatttttaatattgaaTCTTTAAAACAAGTCATTCTAAACTCATTTTCAAAATTACCCCGTTTAACCACGTCAGTCTCATTAGTGCGGTAATCTAGTGCTACCATGCCCAGACTGATTAGTGTAATAGTATTATCTTGTCACACCAATATATTATGGTGTGATAGTGTTATGTTAACATGCTAGTGGATTAACGTGGTCAAGTGTATATTTAGAAATGGGTTTTAAgacaatttattttgaaatgaatgtattaaataaagaaatatcaaatatcCCATATTGTCCGTGCACTCTTACAACTCTATTTACACCCCCACTCCCCAGTAGCGACAACAAGACCTACATAGTAGTTTCTTCTGTACTTTCTTCTTCCCGGAACCAATGCACCAACAAACCACTATAGAGTCAAGCAGGGTTACCATttgaaaaaagacaaacaaataataatttataaataaaaattttatatacgtgtttttaggaatctaaaagcaaaagctaaaaaaatacgataaaaaaccctctttaaaatcaactctaaattaaaaatttaaatttataaacataaatagaagGAAAAAGATAACGGTGAATATAGATCAATGGCTAGAGCCAAAGAAGAGGCCAATGGCTAGAGCATAAAGGGCCTGTTTAGGAAGGtttagattttgagaaacaGATGCTTGGTAACCTAAGAATCTaaaaaagctcctaaacaTAACTTCTTCAGCTTCTAGATTCttggtttattttccagaatctcaGAAACCATGGACCATTTAGAGCAGCTTAGGACAAAAGCAGTTTTTGAAATAAGAAGTGTGGCAGAAGCCAGCGGCCCTATGATCTACGGGCAAACAACATGGTCCGCACTTCGCCGTCATAGAGCTCAGTGCAGCAGTGGCAGTGTTACAGACGGGTTGGGTTGAGACGATGGTACTTGGGACaggagaaaagagaggaagcAGTTGGAAAGCTCAGTGCAGTGGCACTATTTTAGGTTTATTTTTACTCGCCTTTGAAAAGAGAGCTAGGCAACGAATTAACGTGCTAAGAAAACGCTAAAATATGtaattctgttttttttattgttgcgGAATAAAGGTGAAAAATCTAAAGAATTAGTTCTTCGCCTTCattgtttttctaaaataaaaataaatctttacATCTAGGGGCAATACAATGTAATTGTAGAGTGTTAATAGTAAGGTTAAGTGTATTACTCAAAATTGTACAGTGTTAATAGTAAGGTTAAGTGTATTAATCAATGGCAGGACCGCAGGAGAGTTCACTATCGTTTGAATCCACACACCAGGTGCTTACCAAAAGGAGTGcacacatataatatatttgttccaagatataagtatttttaggttATTTAGTATACACCAAGGTCCTCATCTTTTAGTTTGTGTTcgtgcttataagtcaaaaattgaattttcaatattaattttagagttagttgtgaaaatatttttataatgagatttgctccagttcaataaaaagtatctcgaggtaccaaatcattttctaccattggatctagctaagtaggatgtgcactattagatacaacgatcagaaacgatttgatattgcgaggtactggtatctcaaggtactttttgATAGActagagcaaatctcttttataatagtttatttcccaacatttgcttttaaatcacaaagaacatatatataaaagttttattcacagattattttttatttataaatatgttgtttggtctttttcctagaaaagccaaacaatggaGATGTAGGAAGATATCAAAAATTCCGTTttagtcacttccgtggttaacttttgaattgtgaattgattagattctaTTTCTAAATATCTGATTGGCTCTCGAATCATTGAAATCATTGAAATAGTGAGAATTAGGACATAAATACTTACGGTATGATACCAATTTTGAATCCTgtaaatgcttacattttggaCGGTGAATCttgtaaatgcttatattttgggatggatggagtaaaTATTTTCAGGGAaagcacatatatacatatatttgatCTACATGTAAATGCGTTGCATGTTCTATATATTTTGAGTTACCCCCACCAACAACGACTAAATTTAGTGTAGAAtccttttaaatttaactttttgccactcttacaagCAGCCAAAACAGATTTGTTACTTGCTGTCTCTGACATATGGATTCTCATAAATCTATGACAAATGGATCCATTGATAAATCTATTATGGACATCCGTAAAAGTGGCAAAAGGTTAAATGCCCCCTTTTTAAATGGTGGATAAGCTAGTTGGGATGAGTGCAATGTCCCTTTCATTTTTACACTTGGAGGAAAAGTCAGTTAAGTAAATCAACCGCTTTATGCTGCGTCTAGCCGCCATCAAACAGATTTATTTGTGCCTTCACCCACTATTTTCATAACAATGATTGGCACGATAAAATGTGCCCAAACACATGACaagagaatatatattatttcatctcaaaagaaaaggaagagaacctatatatattattattggaTTAGGTGGTGCGTATGAACCTATTATGTAGCTTGATAACTGAATAttcattcttcttttttcttttttggtctGCTAAATGGCATACATCTCCTAGCTAGTCTTCAAATGGCAACTTTGGGGGCCTGTTTAAGATAAAATCATGAATGGTACAGTAGTTGAACTCTTATGCTTTTTATATGAGACAAAATCGGATTTAGTGGTTAGTGTCTAGTTAGGTTCTATGAATTGTACGATTAGCTGAGGTCTTATATTAGACTACTAGTGGTTTAATTAACGGGAGCAGCTATACAACATTCAATATTcgtttacaaaatattaattgcaacGTGTTGGATGATATTGGACGGAGAACCCTTTGAGCGGCTTTTGAGACTGGTTTTGGCTTAGATTAGTACACGTCACTGTTAGCCACGTGTACTAAACTAAGGCCACGTTTGTTTCAGCTagggattattataatttggattATTGAGTAAGCCGGATTATTAACGGGAGCAGCTATACAATATTCAATATttgtttacaaaatattaattgcaacGTGTTGGATGATATTGGACGGAGAACCCTTTGAGCGGCTTTTGAGACTGGTTTTGGCTTAGATTAGTACACGTCACTGTTAGCCACGTGTACTAAACTAAGGCCACGTTTGTTTCAGctaggattattataatttggattATTGAGTAAGCCgaattattataagctaaagtagAAACAAATGACAAAGATgggtaaatattttaaagtatacaAGGCCAGTGGGTCTAAAGCTGCCTAATAATCTGAAACGGGTATATTTGGATTaacttatcagattatagtaaTATGGGCTCTAAagtataataatctattacaaTAATCCATCTGTTTGTTTCAGCTTACTCCTAATAAGTCATATTATCATAATCTAAAGCTGAATCAGCCTAAGTTAAAACCGGTCTCAAAGCCACTCGAGAGGGTTTTCTATCTGGTATTACCAGTTGATgttgaaaaattatagataaagaCCCTGTTTGGATCATAATCATTCTAAGTAACACATGGGCCTTTATTTCTCACTCTACAAACATTCTTGCGTATTGGGCTTTATATATCTTAACCTCTCTCCGGCccatctttttccttcctGTATTAGTTAGTATACCTATGGATggcaaataatttttttttgagaacttGGGAAAGAAAATTAGTGTGGACTAACACCTCCAATATAGTGCTAAAGAGAGGTGCTTGCGTACCAAAATCAATATAGTGCTTagcttaattatattattatttgttaaGCAACTCACTAAACACTCTACATCCATAGATCCATGGACCTAGAAGCAGTTAGTTGGGACTCGAGACCGTGTCTCATGTTAAATGATCAGTTCATTAATATGTCCGGcgtgcttaattaatttacaagCGGCAGCTTAATTTGCTATATATGGCGGTAAAGCTAGCGTTTGTGAAGATGCTGCCATACGTACCATACAATGTTCTTGCAGTTAAGAACTAACTAATCTCTGTGCGTATTCTGCATGATTATTCCTGAAACTGATCAATCGATCCAACGGTGGATATATGCAGTGAAGATACAGTTTGCACTTTGCAGGCATAATTCTCATTTATGAACTAAATTAAGGATGGTAAGCAgggttaattttaaatctccAGCTATAGCTTTTTAAGAAGTGAAAGGAtatgtagcctagtggttgtAGTGACCTAAGTCCTCTACTTGGGCTAAGTATATATCCGAGTGCTCTTTGAGAAGGTTCCGGCTATTTGCTATAATCTACAATTTAGACGTACCGTTATTAGTTGTTTTAAGCAGATCAATCGCTAAACATCTTAGCCTGCTATTTAGAACGCTAATGGTAGGTGATACAACTGATAACATCATCTTATTTGCTTCCAGGACCATCTTTACCTCTTCTGACATGCATGTGGTTAACCAGCAAGAGGAAAAGATAAACAGGACCCTTATCTGAAAAATTCTTTACCAATTAATCTAGCTATATATGTCTCTCTATTTCTCTATTTACTAGCATATTACTCATACGTTGCAACgagatcttattaaaaaatatcattagtattttattaaaatatagttaataaaaTTGGTTTAACATATagatctcaatttttttttcttttaaaaatagaagggagttggtggtggggtaagtggcagattcaccaccactactcccttttatagtagtagtagatacCTATctatcaatcaatcaatctatATATGGACTTCTCTTGTTGTCCATAACTTCATAAgctacatacatacataacaCAAACTTATTGCAAATCCCAAAATGATATGTATTCTATATTgtatatgagcaattttatagtcctcgagaggtactaaaattttagcgtaaaatttgatacctagcactaaaattttagtatctcctTAATAACCGTAAAATTGatagctatatatacacatccaTGCATCATGATTATTTGTTCTGCATGAAGAGGATGTCATGAAGCTAGAACACGCTGCCTTCAGGTATGCTCTGCAGGGTAGGCCGCCACGCGCTGCAGCTCTCCTGCTCATCGTCTGCTTCGTCGGCCAATTCCTTCTGCACGAGAGACGACACCATGTCCTCCATGGAGAGGCCGTCgtggtgcagcagcagcatcttcCTCAGCTCCTGCTTGCTGACCACCAGCTTCACCCTcaccacggcggccgccgggaGCACGCCGTCGGAGACGACTCCTAGCACCTCCCGGGCGTTGAgtggggacgacgacgacggcggcggcggcggcggcagcttcAGGATCTCGCCGTCGTCCATACTCATGATCTTGATCTCCTTGCTCCTACTGTCTTGAATCACTAAGCAATTTCCCATGATGATGAATTTGTAGGAGATTTGTGATGATATCGAAATTAAGAGGCAAAGAATGAATGATGGATTGATCACAGAGGATCGAATTGTGTGTGTGGTATTTAAAGGAATAATGATGAGAGAATGGCCAGACAATTTGGGGAGTTCTTCATCCGCATGCCATTGGACTAAACTAAGTgagctttgctttgcttactTCTTGCCTCACCAAAAGCAAGCTATATAGCCACTGAGAAAGTGAATCGAGAATTAGGGAAACCGACCAGCCATTCTTTTTGTTGTCTCTATCTTGCTGTCGTCCTTGACTGTTGCATGCTGACGTGCATTTTCAGTTATGTTTTCACTGTTGCCTTTTCAGTCTTAGGCCcgttggaattttttttcaaaaacatcacatcacatcagatatacatatacacatttaaagtattaaatgtagtctaattataaaacaagttacagattctggcaAGAAActgtgagacaaatcttttgagccgaATTaacccgtcattagcacatatgggctactgtagcacttataactaatcatatactaattagggtCAAAacattcgtctcacgattttccatataactgtgtaattagttttaatattcatttattttatgctcaatttagatatcaaaatttcgATGCGTggtgtttttagaaaaactttttggaaactaaatagGGCCTTATTCTAGTcgactatattttttttataattagtaattatacaAACAAACATTATACAATATACACGTTATTAAAACTACAATTATACGCTGGTAGAGCGGCTTGTTTGGGGAAAATGGTGAAGTTCGTTTTTAGCTATTATCTTTTCACCAAAGTCTAATTTGTCACAAAATCggttatttttcatcctaaacttttaaaatcagACAAGTTTCGCACTCAGACTAATTTTAATTGTAGTTTTAACCATGAATAAAGTGACAACACCATATTATGATATTCTAGTTGCTAATAATAAGGCAGTGATTTCACAAGTCACGTATTGTTTTCCTCTCAGTTCCTTGcacaatatttatataggGACGAGAGAGTACGacgtaagaaaaaataaccaaTTTTGTGGTTCAAGGTGAAAAATGGACTTTGGTTGAGAGTCTAAAATGAAATTtaccaaaaagaaaacgaaaaaAGAAATCAGCAAGAAACATACCCAGGTAAGGATGAGATCACAAAACACATTAGCTAGTAGGATACATGTGGAGCCCAACATTTGGGGGTGGCCTAATTTAACATATTGTCGAGGGCAACTCTACGGTGCATattactagtagtattatactaccagtagaaaaaggttatttttgtattttgttaattacttgattagcaatattttataattttgtattttttgcaataaagatcataataaaaatgacgatattaccccttcaaatttctactacacataatattgttggtaatCACAAccgtccaataaaaataaatcaacggtGTAGGTTAAATTCTACTaacagtaaaatacaccggagttAGCCACTATTGTGAAATTGCTAGCTAGCATTTTAGAATGTAGTGGAGGTAAGAATCATTTGCTCCTCTCTCCAAATCTGCAAGTGAAAATGGATTTGTGCACTGGTGATGATGTGGTTTGTTTTGCAAGTGAAAGTGAAACAATAGAGACCATGCATCCAATTGATCCAATGCGTGTACTGGTCATATATAGGGGCCAGTGGCAGAAAACGATCGATGCATGATGGTGCCTCCTCTCCATCAAGCACTAGCAgcaaccaaaatttacatatgttTCACGATTAACATCATTTCAGTTAATTCTTTCAGTTCCCTGTGTACCCCGGCATCTATAGTTCTATATATACACGTGTTGTGTTATACTGTatccgtttttttatttaatatcattgttttttaattggaACCAtatgtcttattcaaaattttattaaatattcattattttgttatgatttgttttattattaaaggtaCTTcaaacatgacttataattttgcatatttatataattttttaaatgaggCAATTGATTAAACATATATCCTAAAGTCAATAacattaaatagaaaaatctatGTTTGGCATGATCTCAAGAGTGAAGCTggagatgattaattaatttacgaCAGTATATTTATCATGTTTATTGGAAATTGGGATAGGATTACAAGAGCAATTGTTGTGTTTTAGAATTCATAATGTCTGGTTGAGTTTTGCTTTTGTGGTTCACGCTAATTTAATACTTTGAATTGCACATTATATTGTATCCTCTGTATATTCTGGTTATTCTCCCTAAAGTTTCCCCTTGGGTACAATATAACGGTCGTTTTCATTTTGAAtcattctttatattttttttttcactttgaaCCTAACTTCTTTTTCGCCTCCTTCGACTACAAGTAATCCTTTCCTTATTTTTCCATCTCACTTGGATGTTGTGTTAGCTCTCATATTTGGTTAGTTGTATTATAATGCAATGTAGCATCCTCCACCAGTTCTCCCATTCGTTGTTCAAGCGTGGGTTCTCTGCAGTAATGCAAGTGCAGTATG from Oryza brachyantha chromosome 12, ObraRS2, whole genome shotgun sequence encodes:
- the LOC102705767 gene encoding uncharacterized protein LOC102705767 encodes the protein MGNCLVIQDSRSKEIKIMSMDDGEILKLPPPPPPSSSSPLNAREVLGVVSDGVLPAAAVVRVKLVVSKQELRKMLLLHHDGLSMEDMVSSLVQKELADEADDEQESCSAWRPTLQSIPEGSVF